The Humulus lupulus chromosome 4, drHumLupu1.1, whole genome shotgun sequence genome has a window encoding:
- the LOC133832298 gene encoding uncharacterized protein LOC133832298 yields MEWKNLGARLKTHETSNEHIVNMNAWIDLELRLENNKTIDKSVQERINKEKKHWRNVLVRVIAIVKSLAKNNLAFRGNNKKIYQENNEFFLSLIELIAEFDPIIQEHVRRIQNSEIHNHYLGHRIQNELIQLLASEVENTILKKVKEAKYFSIILDCTPDLSHQEQMSLILRCVDISTSLTRVEESFLGFLKVDDTSGKCLFSELAKEIENLKLDINDIRGQGYDNGSSMKGKHQGVQKRSLELNPRELYTPCGCHNLNLVLCDVANSCVKAVSFFGVLQHIYSFFSSSPKRWTILKNNISTLTMKSLSQTHWESRIDSVKAIRFQTPKIIDVLLELVETSDDPKIMSEAKCLATYELENFEFLLGMTIWFNILFDVNSISKNLQCKNMDIDNAINQLMTFFLILEIIGKMDLFLL; encoded by the coding sequence atggaatggaaaaATCTTGGTGCTAGGCTTAAAACACATGAAACAAGTAATGAGCATATAGTTAACATGAATGCTTGGATTGACTTAGAATTGAGActtgaaaataataaaacaatagaTAAAAGTGTGCAAGAACGAATTAATAAGGAGAAGAAACATTGGAGAAATGTTTTAGTAAGAGTAATTGCTATTGTAAAAAGTCTAGCTAAGAATAATTTGGCATTTCGCGGAAATAATAAAAAGATCTACCAAGAGaacaatgaattttttttaagtttaattgAACTGATTGCTGAATTTGATCCAATTATACAAGAACATGTTCGACGTATTCAAAATAGTGAAATTCATAATCATTATTTGGGACACAGAATTCAAAATGAGTTGATTCAATTATTAGCGAGTGAAGTGGAAAATACAATTTTGAAAAAAGTCAAAGaagcaaaatatttttcaattatacTTGATTGTACTCCAGATTTAAGTCATCAAGAACAAATGTCTCTTATATTGAGGTGTGTAGATATCTCAACTAGTCTAACAAGAGTGGAAGAATCTTTTTTGGGATTTTTAAAAGTGGATGATACTTCTGGAAAATGTCTTTTTAGTGAACTCGCAAAAGAAATTGAAAATTTGAAACTTGACATCAATGACATAAGAGGACAAGGATATGATAATGGATCTAGCATGAAAGGAAAGCACCAAGGTGTACAAAAGAGATCATTAGAGTTAAATCCTAGAGAATTATATACACCTTGTGGTTGTCATAATCTTAATTTAGTACTTTGTGATGTTGCTAATTCTTGTGTTAAAGCTGTATCATTTTTTGGTGTTTTACAACATATATATTCATTCTTCTCTTCTTCACCTAAGCGATGGacaatattgaaaaataatatatctactTTGACTATGAAATCATTGTCTCAAACTCATTGGGAAAGTCGCATTGACAGTGTTAAGGCAATTAGATTTCAAACTCCAAAAATAATAGATGTTTTGCTTGAACTAGTAGAAACAAGTGATGATCCTAAAATAATGAGTGAAGCTAAATGTCTAGCAACTTATGAATTAGagaattttgaatttttgttaGGCATGACTATTTGGTTTAATATTTTGTTTGATGTCAATTCAATTAGTAAAAATTTACAATGTAAAAATATGGATATTGACAATGCTATAAATCAGTTAATGACCTTCTTTCTTATTTTGGAAATTATAGGAAAGATGGATTTGTTTCTGCTATGA
- the LOC133832299 gene encoding uncharacterized protein LOC133832299, translating to MCDLQKKKKFDEIIDDDDIVKSAEQSFRIDYFLFMIDQIICSLRNRFEQFQVYAKNFGLLFNLKKLKALNEDALKYHSLNLENVLKYNRFYDIDGLDLFSELKVLRVIFPNGNRNSIEILDYIKNIDSFPNAYIAYRILLVIPVTVALDERSFSKLKLIKSYLRSTMLQEQLSGLTMLSIKHNLLDKVEYNDLINKFASQKARKINF from the coding sequence ATGTGTGATttgcagaagaaaaaaaaatttgatgaaataattgatgatgatgatataGTAAAATCTGCTGAACAATCATTTCGGATTGATTATTTTCTTTTCATGATTGATCAAATTATTTGTTCACTTAGAAATAGATTTGAACAATTTCAAGTGTATGCAAAAAATTTTGGACTTTTATTCAATTTGAAGAAACTAAAAGCATTGAATGAAGATGCTTTAAAATATCATTCTTTAAATCTCGAAAAtgttttaaaatataatagattTTATGATATTGATGGTTTAGATTTGTTTTCGGAATTAAAAGTGTTGAGAGTAATTTTTCCAAATGGAAATAGAAATTCAATTGAAATACTTGATTACATAAAAAATATTGATTCATTTCCAAATGCATACATTGCTTATAGAATATTGCTAGTTATTCCTGTAACAGTTGCTTTAGATGAGAGAAGTTTTTCAAAATTGAAATTGATAAAGTCTTATTTAAGATCAACTATGTTGCAAGAACAATTGAGTGGATTGACAATGTTATCTATTAAGCATAATTTGCTAGATAAAGTTGAATACAATGATTTGATTAACAAATTTGCATCCCAAAAAGCAAGAAAGATAAATTTTTAA